In Geopsychrobacter electrodiphilus DSM 16401, a single window of DNA contains:
- a CDS encoding ubiquinol-cytochrome c reductase iron-sulfur subunit — MDGNSESNQQRRTFLGILLGGVGVVLAGFLSWPIFRFLAPRAGAGEGAKVTVAKAEVKVGGAKFFAFQGHPAVLLQPKPGEFVALTAVCTHLGCIIKWVDAKGEFLCPCHGGRFSSEGKVLGGPPPKPLKSYTVTIGNTDLVVG; from the coding sequence ATGGATGGAAATTCTGAAAGTAATCAACAACGTCGGACGTTTTTAGGGATTCTCTTGGGTGGTGTCGGTGTAGTTCTGGCCGGTTTTTTAAGCTGGCCAATTTTCCGTTTTCTGGCGCCGCGAGCCGGAGCGGGCGAAGGGGCCAAAGTTACGGTTGCCAAGGCTGAGGTAAAGGTCGGAGGGGCAAAGTTTTTTGCTTTTCAGGGACATCCTGCGGTGTTGCTGCAACCGAAGCCAGGCGAATTTGTCGCTCTGACCGCCGTCTGCACCCATCTTGGATGTATCATCAAGTGGGTCGATGCTAAGGGTGAATTCCTTTGCCCCTGTCATGGTGGCCGCTTCTCTTCCGAAGGCAAGGTTCTTGGTGGTCCGCCGCCAAAGCCGCTTAAGTCATATACCGTTACTATTGGAAATACTGACCTTGTGGTCGGATAG